Proteins encoded within one genomic window of uncultured Draconibacterium sp.:
- a CDS encoding ABC transporter ATP-binding protein, producing the protein MIQVENLVFQYPGNDGPTLKGLDFSIAKGEIFGFLGPSGAGKSTAQKVLYKILEGYKGQVNIDGKNLSEWNNSYLERIGVGFELPNHYLKLTGKENLELFAAFYPNGKKHNSAELFEMVDLADAMNKPVETYSKGMKMRLNFIRAIQHDPDILFFDEPTTGLDPVNAHKIKQHILDLKNRGKTIFVTTHSMETADGICDRVSFIVDGKLVLTDTPHNLKSSYGKEAVKVELKSGQSGEFPLKDIGTNPQFLEFIKQDEIKRIHTLEATLEEVFIRVTGKSLGNE; encoded by the coding sequence ATGATACAGGTTGAAAATTTGGTGTTTCAGTACCCCGGAAACGATGGTCCGACATTAAAAGGTCTCGATTTTTCCATAGCAAAAGGGGAGATATTTGGTTTCCTTGGCCCGTCGGGAGCGGGGAAAAGTACAGCGCAAAAAGTGTTGTATAAAATTCTGGAAGGCTATAAAGGGCAGGTGAATATTGACGGAAAAAACCTTTCGGAATGGAACAATTCATATCTCGAACGTATTGGTGTTGGTTTTGAGCTACCCAACCATTACCTGAAATTAACCGGAAAGGAAAACCTAGAGTTGTTTGCGGCTTTCTACCCAAATGGTAAAAAGCATAATAGTGCAGAGTTATTTGAAATGGTGGACCTTGCGGATGCTATGAATAAGCCTGTTGAAACCTATTCGAAAGGAATGAAAATGCGCCTGAATTTTATCCGTGCTATTCAGCACGATCCTGATATTTTGTTTTTTGATGAGCCAACCACCGGCCTCGATCCGGTAAATGCACACAAAATAAAACAGCATATTCTGGATCTGAAGAACCGTGGGAAAACCATTTTTGTAACCACGCACAGCATGGAAACTGCCGATGGTATTTGCGACCGTGTGTCCTTTATCGTGGATGGAAAACTGGTGCTCACCGATACGCCCCACAACCTAAAAAGCAGTTACGGTAAAGAAGCTGTTAAAGTAGAACTGAAAAGTGGTCAGTCGGGAGAGTTTCCACTTAAAGATATTGGTACAAATCCGCAATTTCTTGAATTTATTAAGCAGGATGAGATAAAGCGTATTCATACGCTGGAGGCTACCTTGGAAGAGGTTTTTATTCGTGTTACCGGAAAATCGCTTGGCAATGAATAG
- a CDS encoding TetR/AcrR family transcriptional regulator, which produces MPKETFIKLKEGKKKQVTDAFLREFAVKTYDEASISMVVKQLGIAKGSVYQYFNDKLDLFMYLLSESVAVKTKYTEAVKRENYPDFWIFFSALYEHGFRFDDENPLHSHFLHNLTQNLNSPSIKHLYNELLSQVVTGFEMMVEYEVQQGLFRSDIPVKTQGFFLYKLGISIQEQLEVSGVINPKESIQKQQPVYFEKKEELMQVVADYIKLAKPAFDKN; this is translated from the coding sequence ATGCCAAAAGAAACATTTATAAAGCTTAAAGAGGGAAAGAAAAAGCAGGTCACAGATGCTTTTTTGAGGGAATTTGCAGTGAAAACTTACGATGAGGCTTCCATTTCGATGGTGGTAAAACAGTTGGGAATTGCCAAAGGCAGCGTTTACCAGTATTTTAATGATAAGCTCGATTTGTTTATGTATTTATTGAGCGAATCAGTTGCTGTTAAAACAAAGTACACCGAAGCAGTTAAACGCGAAAATTATCCCGATTTTTGGATTTTCTTTTCTGCGTTGTACGAACATGGTTTTCGCTTTGATGATGAAAATCCCTTGCACAGTCATTTTTTGCATAACCTTACGCAAAACCTCAATTCGCCATCCATAAAACATTTGTACAACGAGTTGCTTTCGCAGGTGGTGACAGGTTTTGAAATGATGGTGGAATACGAGGTGCAACAAGGTTTGTTCCGTTCAGATATACCGGTAAAAACGCAGGGATTCTTTTTATACAAACTGGGTATCAGTATTCAGGAGCAGCTGGAAGTAAGTGGCGTAATCAATCCAAAGGAAAGTATACAAAAGCAGCAGCCGGTTTATTTTGAGAAAAAGGAAGAATTAATGCAGGTAGTTGCTGATTATATAAAACTGGCCAAGCCGGCTTTTGATAAAAACTAA
- a CDS encoding LytTR family DNA-binding domain-containing protein: protein MTKKIRCIIVDDEPTAREILESHLKKIDAVEVLALCKNAIEAFNVISSKSIDLVFLDINMPEISGLSFAKSINNAVKVIFTTAYREYAVDGFDLQAVDYLLKPISFGRLMQSINKYLSENQQMTFEEPAKIQPEKSESIFVRSDRKMIKINFTEILYIESLADYIKIHLIDKTIVTRETISSIEAKLPQQDFLRVHRSFIVAISAIDSFTAEIIEISKKQIPVSRSYKDAMLKKLQS, encoded by the coding sequence ATGACTAAAAAGATACGTTGTATAATAGTTGATGACGAGCCAACGGCACGCGAAATTCTGGAGAGCCATTTGAAAAAGATTGATGCCGTAGAGGTGCTTGCTTTGTGTAAAAATGCTATTGAGGCTTTTAATGTAATTAGTAGTAAGTCTATCGATTTGGTTTTTCTCGATATAAACATGCCGGAAATTTCGGGGCTATCGTTTGCCAAATCGATTAACAATGCGGTGAAAGTTATTTTTACCACTGCGTATCGCGAGTATGCCGTTGATGGTTTTGATTTGCAGGCAGTAGATTATTTGTTGAAACCTATTTCGTTTGGGCGTTTAATGCAAAGTATCAATAAGTACCTAAGTGAAAATCAGCAGATGACTTTTGAGGAACCAGCCAAAATTCAGCCCGAAAAAAGCGAATCGATCTTTGTGCGCTCCGACCGCAAGATGATAAAAATTAATTTCACAGAGATCTTATACATCGAAAGTCTGGCCGATTACATCAAAATCCATCTAATTGATAAAACCATAGTTACCCGTGAAACCATTTCCAGCATTGAAGCCAAATTGCCGCAACAGGATTTTCTTAGGGTGCACCGCTCGTTTATTGTGGCAATAAGTGCTATTGATTCGTTTACTGCCGAAATCATTGAAATTAGCAAAAAGCAAATTCCTGTAAGCCGCAGTTACAAAGACGCTATGCTGAAGAAACTTCAATCTTAA
- a CDS encoding histidine kinase has protein sequence MIQLKRIPFKTILFHALFWVAVWFFFFYFFSYNSDKVDYALWFSSGLLPLTIGVTYFVNYRLIPRYLLAKRYWKFALYSFYTFVYISYVISLLIYTCLILVLKFNLNEMPPMSKNFFFVLLLVIIVVGVISFVSILNQSFKTATANKELQNKILETQLQLKEQELHYLKRQIHPHFLFNTLNTIYGFALKQSKQTPDIILKLSNLLDYILYQVNKPLVSLKEEVLHIQEYIELEKVRFQDTLKVDFQSSEVNEEIQMAPMLLIPFVENAFKHGNLVDGFLRIKMEVRVDNDCLEFVIGNSFIDEDNERRNGGLGLLNIRKRLDLNYPNNYELKHEIKENWYTAKLVICDLAKTEHSNRKDD, from the coding sequence ATGATACAGCTAAAAAGAATACCATTTAAGACGATACTTTTCCACGCCCTGTTTTGGGTGGCGGTTTGGTTCTTCTTTTTCTATTTTTTTAGCTACAATTCTGATAAAGTGGATTATGCACTTTGGTTTTCGAGCGGATTACTGCCGCTAACTATCGGTGTTACCTATTTTGTAAATTACCGTCTTATTCCACGGTATCTGCTGGCTAAACGTTACTGGAAATTCGCGCTTTACAGTTTTTACACCTTCGTTTATATTTCATATGTCATATCCTTACTTATTTATACCTGCCTTATTCTTGTACTTAAATTCAACCTGAATGAGATGCCGCCAATGAGCAAAAATTTCTTCTTTGTTTTGTTGCTGGTTATTATCGTGGTAGGAGTAATTAGTTTTGTAAGTATCTTAAACCAGAGTTTCAAAACCGCTACGGCGAACAAAGAATTGCAGAACAAAATTCTGGAAACACAACTTCAGTTAAAAGAGCAGGAATTGCATTATCTGAAACGCCAGATCCATCCACATTTTTTGTTTAATACATTGAATACGATATATGGATTTGCGTTAAAGCAATCGAAACAAACGCCAGATATTATTCTGAAACTCTCGAATTTGCTCGATTATATTTTGTACCAGGTAAACAAACCGTTGGTAAGTTTGAAAGAAGAAGTACTGCATATTCAGGAGTATATCGAGTTGGAGAAAGTACGTTTTCAGGATACGCTGAAAGTTGATTTTCAATCGTCGGAAGTGAATGAGGAGATTCAGATGGCACCGATGTTGCTGATTCCGTTTGTTGAGAATGCCTTTAAACATGGTAACTTAGTAGATGGGTTTTTGCGCATTAAAATGGAGGTGCGTGTTGACAATGACTGCCTGGAATTTGTAATTGGAAATTCGTTTATTGATGAGGATAACGAACGCAGAAATGGAGGGCTGGGACTTTTGAATATCCGAAAACGGCTGGATTTGAATTACCCGAATAATTATGAATTGAAGCACGAGATAAAAGAAAATTGGTACACGGCAAAACTTGTTATTTGCGATCTTGCAAAAACTGAACATTCAAACCGGAAAGATGACTAA
- a CDS encoding serine hydrolase domain-containing protein has product MKKIKLLLLLIIVVGGQLLSQPIPTQIDKIVDKYYEAGQFNGSILVAENNTSIYQNSVGFAHTALKIPNTTDTRFMIGSCTKQFTAALILLFKEEGKLALTDPISKYIPDYPSEKGDKITIHHLLSHTSGIPGYLEIPEIKKLMYTENKPIDIIKNFRDLDLDFESGTQFKYSNSGYYVLGQIIENVSDKTYEQVLEEKIFNPLGMKNSGVYQNSNPPKKMATGYNTKEDTIRLAPPVNATVAYAAGALYSTINDLQIWEDALVNNTLLSKKSVALMTTPHTEHYGYGFGLVTIPTNNKPVNIWGHEGEFFGFQSLMHVLDNGRFFIVLLDNHEDPGLMKMANEIRNILYADE; this is encoded by the coding sequence ATGAAGAAGATTAAATTATTACTACTGCTTATTATTGTTGTGGGCGGTCAATTATTAAGTCAGCCAATTCCAACACAAATAGATAAAATCGTAGACAAGTATTATGAGGCAGGCCAGTTTAACGGAAGTATTTTAGTGGCAGAAAACAACACCAGTATATATCAAAATAGTGTTGGTTTTGCCCACACAGCCCTAAAAATTCCGAATACAACCGATACTAGATTTATGATCGGCTCTTGCACAAAACAATTTACCGCAGCTCTAATCCTGCTTTTCAAGGAGGAAGGGAAACTGGCGCTGACGGATCCGATCTCCAAATACATCCCCGATTATCCTTCGGAAAAAGGCGATAAAATAACCATCCACCATTTGCTTTCACATACTTCAGGCATTCCTGGTTATCTGGAGATTCCGGAAATAAAAAAGTTGATGTACACTGAAAACAAACCTATCGATATAATCAAAAATTTCCGGGATCTTGACCTTGATTTTGAATCCGGAACTCAATTTAAATATTCCAATTCCGGCTATTACGTTCTGGGACAAATTATTGAAAATGTAAGCGATAAAACCTACGAACAAGTCCTTGAGGAAAAGATCTTCAACCCCTTGGGTATGAAAAATTCGGGCGTATATCAGAATTCAAATCCTCCTAAAAAAATGGCCACAGGATATAATACAAAAGAAGATACAATCCGGCTTGCCCCGCCGGTTAATGCCACAGTGGCGTATGCTGCCGGAGCTTTGTACTCTACAATCAATGATTTACAAATTTGGGAAGATGCACTGGTTAACAACACCCTTCTTTCAAAAAAAAGTGTGGCTTTAATGACCACACCTCATACAGAGCACTACGGTTACGGATTCGGTCTGGTCACAATTCCTACGAATAATAAACCGGTCAATATCTGGGGACACGAAGGTGAATTTTTTGGATTCCAATCACTGATGCACGTACTCGATAATGGCCGATTTTTTATCGTTTTACTCGACAATCATGAAGATCCCGGTCTTATGAAAATGGCCAATGAAATTAGAAATATTTTATACGCTGATGAGTAG
- a CDS encoding MotA/TolQ/ExbB proton channel family protein: MNAIISKLNDGGPAFTYIIVLSFLVIIVFFVRGILMKGEKHKTIELMKQISWFAVAWGFLGRVFGLIMIFDKVQAMGDVAPSVFADGLKIALVAPLCGILVFALTRLGIVILISLQKNYQPQENN; the protein is encoded by the coding sequence ATGAATGCAATTATTAGCAAACTTAACGATGGCGGCCCCGCTTTTACCTACATCATTGTACTATCGTTTTTAGTAATAATAGTTTTTTTTGTGCGTGGAATTTTAATGAAAGGAGAGAAACACAAAACTATTGAATTGATGAAGCAAATAAGTTGGTTTGCAGTAGCCTGGGGATTTTTAGGCCGCGTTTTCGGACTGATTATGATCTTCGACAAAGTACAGGCGATGGGCGATGTCGCGCCAAGTGTTTTTGCCGACGGATTAAAAATAGCCCTGGTTGCTCCTTTGTGCGGAATTCTTGTTTTTGCTTTAACACGGTTAGGAATTGTTATTCTTATTAGTCTGCAAAAAAACTATCAGCCACAGGAAAACAATTAA
- a CDS encoding serine protease — protein MPKSTFIQVLFILICFFSCKNEPEITQKETWVEKPVNEWPELVMTNKVEFKDSTYSNIGNAFLIEAGSDTFAVTCKHIFMLFRDETENSINLDSNFKLWQIYPKGKPQKAIRLGELLNENKNEETGEFNTLKVRDWIIFRTNEKSDFTPLKIRSNPVLNGEIVYAVGWAFKQTSENPSLIKMQVFKNLGPYFYTTTLTENVDPAGRSGSPVIDKNGYLVGIVSGAEGQLGVTCGIPYLKEQLGRFQSNK, from the coding sequence ATGCCAAAATCAACCTTTATTCAGGTGCTTTTTATACTAATTTGTTTCTTTTCGTGCAAAAACGAACCTGAAATTACTCAGAAAGAAACCTGGGTAGAAAAGCCTGTGAATGAATGGCCGGAACTGGTAATGACAAACAAGGTTGAGTTTAAAGATTCAACCTATTCTAATATTGGGAATGCATTTCTAATTGAAGCAGGCTCCGATACATTTGCCGTTACCTGCAAACATATTTTTATGCTTTTCAGGGATGAAACAGAAAACAGCATCAATCTTGACAGCAATTTTAAGCTATGGCAAATCTACCCGAAAGGGAAACCACAAAAAGCAATTCGCTTAGGGGAGTTACTGAATGAGAATAAGAATGAAGAAACCGGCGAGTTTAATACCTTAAAAGTCCGTGACTGGATTATTTTCCGAACGAATGAGAAGTCTGATTTTACGCCGCTAAAAATCAGATCGAATCCGGTTTTGAACGGCGAAATTGTTTACGCAGTTGGATGGGCTTTTAAACAAACATCTGAAAATCCGTCGCTTATTAAAATGCAGGTTTTCAAAAACCTGGGGCCTTATTTTTATACCACTACTTTAACCGAGAATGTCGATCCTGCCGGCAGAAGCGGATCACCGGTAATCGATAAAAACGGGTATCTTGTTGGAATTGTTTCGGGAGCTGAAGGTCAGCTCGGCGTTACATGCGGAATCCCATATTTAAAAGAGCAGCTAGGTAGATTTCAAAGCAATAAATAA
- the ftcD gene encoding glutamate formimidoyltransferase: MKKIIECVPNFSEGRDMSIIKEITNAIESVADISLLDVDPGKATNRTVVTFVGTPDDVIEAAFRGIKRAAELIDMSQHKGEHPRFGATDVCPLVPVANVSMEEAIEYARKLGQRVGEELGIPVFSYEFAAFKEERRSLANCRSGEYEALKERITTERWKPDFGPNEWNERVAGSGATAIGARNFLVAYNINLNTTSTRRANAIAFDIREAGRVKREGNPVTGKIVTDENGEPVRIPGSLKKTRAIGWYIEEYGVAQISINLTDIAVTPVHVAFDETCKKATERGIRVTGSELVGLIPLQAMLDAGKYFLRKQERSTGISDDEIIKIAIKSLGLDELAPFDPKKKIIEYVIEDKSAKKLVDMTLTQFKDETASESPAPGGGSISAYVGALGGALGAMVANLSAHKRGWDARWKEFSDWAEKGKFYHSALLNCVDEDTDAFNKIMAAFGLPKSSDQEKVERKQAIHDATKNAIEVPLKVMQLAHDSLEVMQAMAEVGNPNSVSDAGVGALCARTAVEGAYLNVKINASGFDDNAFLEVSLSKAEELLNLAKEKEAEILDVVKKKIEG; the protein is encoded by the coding sequence ATGAAAAAGATAATCGAATGCGTTCCTAATTTTTCTGAAGGACGCGATATGAGTATAATCAAGGAAATTACCAATGCCATTGAAAGCGTGGCCGATATTAGCTTACTGGATGTGGACCCCGGAAAAGCGACCAACCGTACAGTGGTAACTTTTGTAGGCACACCGGATGATGTTATCGAAGCTGCATTTCGTGGAATAAAACGTGCTGCCGAGTTGATAGATATGAGTCAGCACAAAGGTGAACATCCGCGTTTTGGTGCCACCGATGTTTGTCCGTTGGTGCCCGTTGCCAATGTAAGCATGGAGGAAGCCATTGAATATGCCCGAAAGCTTGGCCAGCGCGTTGGTGAAGAACTGGGAATTCCGGTATTTAGTTACGAGTTTGCTGCATTTAAAGAAGAACGCCGCAGTTTGGCCAATTGCCGCTCGGGTGAGTACGAGGCTTTAAAAGAACGCATTACTACCGAGCGATGGAAACCTGATTTTGGCCCGAATGAATGGAACGAAAGAGTTGCAGGAAGTGGTGCTACTGCTATTGGTGCCCGTAATTTTTTGGTGGCTTACAATATAAATCTGAATACAACATCAACTCGCCGTGCCAATGCCATTGCCTTCGATATTCGTGAGGCAGGACGTGTAAAACGCGAAGGAAATCCTGTTACTGGAAAGATCGTGACTGATGAAAATGGTGAGCCGGTTCGTATTCCGGGCAGTTTAAAAAAGACCCGCGCCATTGGCTGGTACATCGAAGAATATGGTGTGGCTCAAATCTCCATCAACCTGACCGATATTGCAGTAACACCGGTGCATGTGGCTTTTGATGAAACTTGTAAAAAAGCTACGGAGCGTGGAATCCGCGTTACAGGTTCAGAGTTGGTGGGCTTAATTCCGCTACAAGCGATGTTGGATGCCGGAAAATATTTTCTGCGTAAACAAGAGCGTTCCACCGGAATTTCTGATGATGAGATTATAAAGATTGCTATCAAATCGCTTGGTCTGGATGAATTGGCACCATTCGATCCGAAAAAGAAGATCATTGAATATGTGATTGAAGATAAATCGGCGAAAAAGCTGGTTGACATGACCCTGACTCAGTTTAAAGATGAAACAGCCTCTGAATCTCCGGCTCCGGGTGGAGGTTCCATTTCTGCTTACGTTGGTGCCCTGGGAGGTGCTTTAGGTGCTATGGTTGCCAACTTGTCGGCACATAAACGAGGTTGGGACGCACGTTGGAAAGAATTCTCCGATTGGGCCGAAAAAGGTAAATTCTATCATTCGGCATTATTGAATTGTGTTGATGAGGATACCGATGCATTCAATAAAATTATGGCTGCTTTTGGATTGCCAAAATCCAGCGATCAGGAAAAAGTGGAGCGTAAACAAGCCATTCATGATGCCACAAAAAATGCCATTGAAGTACCGTTAAAAGTGATGCAACTGGCACACGATTCGCTGGAAGTGATGCAGGCTATGGCAGAAGTTGGAAATCCGAATTCGGTTTCCGATGCCGGGGTTGGAGCGTTGTGTGCACGAACTGCCGTTGAAGGTGCCTATTTAAATGTGAAAATCAATGCTTCCGGATTTGATGACAACGCGTTTTTAGAAGTATCGTTATCAAAAGCCGAAGAGCTATTGAATTTAGCAAAGGAAAAGGAAGCTGAGATTCTTGACGTAGTGAAGAAAAAAATTGAAGGATAG
- the hutI gene encoding imidazolonepropionase — MKLLLENIKELVQVEDQPVLFRVGKEMAKVNTIKNAFLIIRDEVIEDFGPMDQLKDKYFDDDLLIEIDCSNRLVYPSFCDSHTHLVYAAPREREFVDRIKGLSYEEIARRGGGILNSAKLLHETSEEELYESAMERVWEIVKMGTGAVEIKSGYGLNTEDELKMLRVIQRIKRTSPICVRANFLGAHAIPLAYKNNPSDYVDIIINEMIPQVAAEELADFIDVFCDRGFFSVEDTERILMAGMKYGLRPKIHANELGLTGGIQAGVKYNALSVDHLEYVGEDEIAALKDSETMPTVLPGAAFFLNMKLSPVREMIEAGLPVALASDFNPGSSPSGNMSLISAMGCINFKMLPEEVINATTLNTAYAMGISESYGSIARGKIANLFITGEIPGIEYLPYAYGSNLVETVIINGEVQNL, encoded by the coding sequence ATGAAATTACTATTGGAAAATATAAAAGAGCTGGTTCAGGTGGAAGACCAACCCGTTTTGTTCAGAGTCGGAAAAGAAATGGCAAAAGTAAATACTATTAAAAATGCTTTTTTGATCATTCGCGATGAGGTGATCGAGGACTTTGGCCCGATGGATCAGCTAAAAGACAAATATTTTGATGATGACCTGCTGATCGAGATCGATTGTTCCAACCGGCTGGTTTATCCCAGCTTTTGCGATTCGCACACACATTTGGTTTATGCTGCTCCACGTGAAAGGGAGTTTGTTGACCGCATAAAAGGTTTATCGTACGAGGAAATTGCGCGCCGTGGAGGCGGGATTCTGAATTCGGCAAAATTGTTGCATGAAACTTCGGAAGAAGAGCTATACGAAAGTGCCATGGAGCGCGTTTGGGAGATTGTAAAAATGGGAACCGGTGCCGTAGAAATAAAAAGTGGATATGGACTGAATACCGAAGACGAATTGAAAATGTTGCGTGTTATTCAGCGGATAAAACGCACTTCGCCCATTTGCGTTCGTGCTAATTTTTTGGGGGCACACGCTATTCCGTTAGCGTATAAAAACAATCCGTCGGACTATGTTGATATTATTATTAATGAAATGATTCCACAGGTAGCTGCTGAGGAGCTGGCCGATTTTATTGATGTGTTTTGCGACCGCGGTTTCTTCTCCGTGGAAGATACAGAGCGCATATTAATGGCAGGAATGAAATACGGTTTGCGTCCAAAAATTCATGCCAACGAACTGGGATTGACAGGCGGTATTCAGGCCGGAGTGAAATACAATGCACTTTCGGTCGATCACCTGGAATATGTTGGGGAAGATGAAATTGCAGCACTAAAAGATTCGGAAACCATGCCGACTGTTTTGCCGGGAGCTGCTTTCTTTCTGAACATGAAATTATCGCCGGTGCGTGAAATGATAGAGGCCGGTTTACCGGTAGCGCTGGCATCGGATTTTAATCCGGGATCGTCGCCAAGCGGAAACATGAGTCTGATCTCGGCAATGGGCTGCATCAACTTTAAAATGTTGCCCGAAGAGGTGATCAACGCCACCACGCTAAATACAGCCTACGCCATGGGAATTAGCGAAAGCTACGGAAGTATTGCCCGCGGAAAAATCGCCAACCTGTTTATTACCGGCGAAATTCCGGGAATTGAGTATTTGCCTTACGCTTATGGTTCCAACTTGGTAGAAACGGTTATTATTAACGGCGAAGTACAAAACTTATAA
- a CDS encoding nuclear transport factor 2 family protein, with amino-acid sequence MKNLLLLFGLLVLLMACQTSDPEQEKSAVETTLNDFYTAMEDFNYDGVRALCTTDFSLYETGFNHQDMDGFIESVKSMEGAAFNVVIDIKSTEVSGNMAFSVVNFNADIAMDDAKMSIEAYESYVFKKVNNKWLLHYCHSTHLPDKSDNHLASLHLIKVPEGGSIEVMQNAMDKFNQAIAEMGFWDCLYTLMQVVPGSNDEYNYFIKGNWKNQETYDAVHNNEGWKTISENFPEEASSIMQNQIYLKVEDL; translated from the coding sequence ATGAAAAATTTATTGCTTCTTTTTGGGCTTTTGGTGTTACTAATGGCCTGCCAGACTTCTGATCCTGAACAAGAGAAATCAGCCGTTGAAACCACACTGAACGATTTTTACACTGCCATGGAAGATTTCAATTACGATGGTGTGAGAGCCCTGTGTACTACCGATTTTAGTCTTTACGAAACCGGATTCAATCACCAGGATATGGATGGCTTTATTGAATCGGTAAAATCGATGGAAGGCGCAGCGTTTAATGTTGTTATCGATATAAAGAGTACCGAAGTATCGGGAAATATGGCTTTTTCGGTGGTTAATTTTAATGCCGATATTGCAATGGACGATGCAAAAATGAGCATTGAGGCTTACGAAAGCTATGTATTCAAAAAAGTGAATAATAAATGGCTGCTTCATTACTGCCACAGTACACACCTACCCGATAAAAGCGACAATCATCTGGCCAGTCTTCACTTAATTAAAGTACCCGAAGGAGGATCGATTGAGGTAATGCAAAATGCGATGGATAAATTTAACCAGGCCATTGCAGAAATGGGTTTCTGGGACTGTCTATACACCTTAATGCAGGTAGTTCCGGGCAGTAATGATGAGTACAACTATTTTATAAAAGGAAACTGGAAGAATCAGGAAACCTACGACGCCGTTCACAATAATGAAGGATGGAAAACGATTTCCGAAAATTTCCCGGAAGAAGCTTCCAGTATAATGCAGAATCAGATTTATTTGAAGGTTGAGGATTTGTAA
- a CDS encoding nuclear transport factor 2 family protein produces MKTISILLTAGLFMLAACTNTTEKPLNQTEKEVLAQEVEATINTMMDGMKHMDVNQAFESNFLLDKDFKYIGINGETMHFDEFDKEVHQIFDNLEKVDFAFSAPEIRLVTRDVAIVTMPYKGKFYFPGSTLSFPECGSTLVLQKIGDEWKVIHFHESLQESEFVTSDL; encoded by the coding sequence ATGAAAACTATTTCAATCCTTTTAACCGCAGGTTTGTTTATGCTTGCTGCATGTACAAACACAACAGAAAAACCACTTAACCAAACCGAAAAGGAAGTTTTAGCCCAAGAGGTAGAAGCCACCATTAACACCATGATGGATGGTATGAAGCACATGGATGTTAATCAGGCTTTCGAGTCAAATTTTTTACTCGATAAAGATTTTAAATACATTGGAATTAATGGAGAGACAATGCATTTTGATGAATTTGATAAAGAGGTACACCAGATATTCGACAACCTTGAAAAAGTGGACTTTGCGTTTTCTGCTCCCGAAATAAGGTTAGTTACACGCGATGTGGCCATTGTTACCATGCCTTATAAAGGGAAATTTTATTTTCCCGGATCTACATTGAGTTTTCCTGAATGCGGAAGTACGCTGGTGCTACAAAAAATAGGCGATGAATGGAAAGTAATTCATTTTCATGAGTCGCTACAGGAATCGGAGTTTGTAACTTCTGATTTGTAG
- a CDS encoding DUF6616 family protein, with the protein MECFIELWSARNSWKQLSHEERGIYLGQIGPHMQSLLEKGVEIVGGGVNDVATTHRANFDFYAVWKFPTLGIKKEFEAVVMEAGWYNYFHQENVSGELTRPDEIIEKLISM; encoded by the coding sequence ATGGAATGTTTTATTGAATTATGGAGTGCAAGGAACTCCTGGAAACAACTGTCGCACGAAGAGCGTGGCATTTACCTTGGACAAATCGGGCCACACATGCAATCGCTACTCGAGAAAGGTGTCGAAATTGTTGGCGGGGGAGTAAACGATGTTGCCACTACCCATCGGGCTAATTTCGACTTTTACGCCGTATGGAAATTCCCGACATTGGGTATAAAGAAAGAATTTGAAGCTGTAGTAATGGAAGCCGGCTGGTACAATTACTTTCACCAGGAAAATGTTTCAGGCGAGCTGACTAGACCAGACGAAATAATTGAAAAACTAATTTCAATGTAA